A single genomic interval of Astyanax mexicanus isolate ESR-SI-001 chromosome 4, AstMex3_surface, whole genome shotgun sequence harbors:
- the prss56 gene encoding serine protease 56 isoform X2, whose translation MLPVLLFALMLIEWCAGAPAVREVYRMPQSALKAPPESLLMEPSCDVIGRAQSVSDEGERSWALSQACGFYRTRCATAELHSDSCIRTMGESCSSRVLQCSLLNTMQNLEPVTQTRTQAVCGQRVSVGRNLTQPRSRIVGGSPAPPGSWPWLVNLQLDGALMCGGVLVDSSWVLTAAHCFAGSRSDSYWTAVVGEFDITKTDPEEQVLKVNRVITHPKFNPKTFNNDIALVELTSPVVLSDQVTPVCLPSGIEPPTGTPCLVAGWGSLYEDGPAADVVMEAKVPLLSQGTCKSALGKELLTNTMFCAGYLSGGIDSCQGDSGGPLIFQDRITGRFQLYGITSWGDGCGEKGKPGVYTRVTAFTDWILSEIQKSVGSREPTCPELLKTSELSEEQRESEFTSLCRFYTLSCPSNLDATACQHLAQDKCRSRFKKCQLHSFLQSLLDLLQRADDYIRDKVDLTFFTQSLPQLLEQVYSSAVTTRTRRHTHEAEQVGPSSTPAASAWTPPSVFEQVGPLVDDWKMYLNSIAENMDHDDLEKTQHHSTEEQIFQQGGESTLHQLEGDLHSAITFLHSSLGSHAYTEPDIHFYWTNTLDYNTETKIPPSGSAQPVSDPHSEDSTLTLHNWRILLQTLSGEDTRNEEVKVSKAGSVSSTVTPGHGLSSETPEPKAEELSALSQENMQTPVEEETQKITSSNSVTEETVASSTPSLFPQTSSQRRKNEHLQKRRRRDLRERQTRGIGNKVCPGVTDSAQQVIFTKQTYSWILDITPSNLNMNFQEVLVDLTTKNERGLYEARVKASVGGRPLTFYSFVGLENESFYRSMPRIIALALDALKT comes from the exons CTCCTCCAGAGTCGTTGCTGATGGAGCCAAGCTGTGATGTGATTGGACGTGCTCAGAGTGTGTCTGATGAAGGTGAGAGGAGCTGGGCACTGAGTCAGGCGTGCGGTTTCTACAGAACTCGCTGTGCCACCGCAGAGCTGCACTCCGACTCCTGCATCAGAACAATGGGAGAAAGCTGCAGTTCCAGGGTGCTACAGTGTAGTCTACTCAACACAATGCAGAATCTAGAGCCAGTCACACAGACCAGAACGCAAG CTGTGTGTGGTCAGCGAGTGTCAGTGGGAAGGAACCTGACCCAGCCACGCTCAAGGATTGTGGGTGGTTCTCCGGCTCCCCCTGGCAGCTGGCCGTGGCTGGTAAACCTACAGCTGGATGGGGCTCTGATGTGTGGAGGAGTGCTAGTGGACAGCTCCTGGGTCCTTACTGCTGCACACTGCTTCGCTGG AAGCCGCAGTGACAGTTACTGGACGGCTGTAGTTGGGGAGTTCGACATCACTAAGACTGATCCTGAAGAACAGGTCTTGAAAGTCAACCGTGTCATCACACACCCCAAG TTCAACCCAAAGACATTTAATAATGACATTGCCCTGGTGGAGCTGACCTCTCCTGTGGTTCTGTCAGACCAAGTAACTCCAGTCTGTTTGCCCTCTGGGATTGAGCCTCCCACTGGTACGCCCTGTCTGGTGGCTGGTTGGGGGTCACTGTATGAAG atggtCCAGCAGCTGATGTGGTAATGGAGGCTAAGGTTCctctgctctctcagggcacgTGTAAAAGTGCTCTTGGTAAAGAACTGCTTACCAACACCATGTTCTGTGCTGGCTACTTGTCTGGGGGCATTGACTCCTGCCAG GGGGATTCTGGTGGGCCACTAATCTTCCAGGATCGTATTACTGGCCGGTTCCAGTTATACGGGATCACCTCGTGGGGTGATGGGTGTGGTGAGAAGGGAAAGCCAGGTGTATACACTCGAGTCACAGCCTTCACTGACTGGATCCTCAGTGAAATCCAGA AGTCCGTGGGGAGCAGGGAGCCCACATGTCCGGAGCTTCTGAAGACATCCGAGCTGTCGGAGGAGCAGCGGGAGTCAGAGTTTACCTCACTCTGCCGCTTCTACACCCTCAGCTGCCCTTCAAACCTCGACGCCACTGCGTGCCAGCATCTAGCCCAGGACAAGTGCCGGAGCCGCTTCAAGAAGTGTC aGTTGCACTCATTCTTGCAGAGTCTATTGGATCTGTTGCAAAGGGCAGATGACTACATCAGAGACAAAGTGGACCTGACCTTCTTCACGCAGAGTCTTCCTCAGCTGCTGGAACAGGTCTACAGTTCTGCAGTCACCACACGGACACGCAGACACACCCATGAAGCAG AACAGGTAGGCCCCTCCTCCACACCTGCTGCTTCAGCCTGGACACCACCCTCTGTATTTGAGCAGGTGGGCCCTCTAGTGGACGACTGGAAGATGTACCTCAACAGCATTGCTGAGAATATGGACCATGATGACCTGGAGAAAACACAGCATCACTCTACAGAGGAGCAGATCTTCCAGCAG GGAGGGGAGTCGACTCTTCATCAGCTGGAGGGGGATCTGCACTCCGCGATCACCTTCCTTCACTCCAGTCTGGGGTCTCATGCGTATACAGAACCAGACATACACTTCTACTGGACAAACACTCTGGATTATAATACAGAGACTAAAATTCCTCCCAGTGGATCAGCCCAGCCCGTGTCAGATCCACACTCTGAGGACAGCACACTCACACTGCATAACTGGAGAATTCTACTGCAGACGCTTAGTGGAGAAGATACCAGAAATGAAGAGGTTAAAGTGAGTAAGGCAGGAAGTGTATCAAGCACTGTCACTCCTGGACATGGTCTATCTTCTGAGACCCCAGAACCCAAAGCTGAGGAGCTTTCTGCACTATCCCAGGAGAACATGCAGACACCTGTGGAGGAAGAAACTCAGAAAATAACATCATCTAATTCTGTGACAGAAGAAACAGTGGCAAGCTCAACCCCTTCCCTGTTTCCTCAGACGTCCTCCCAAAGAAGGAAGAATG AACATCTGCAAAAGAGGCGGAGGAGAGATCTGCGTGAGAGACAGACACGTGGAATTGGCAATAAAG TGTGTCCTGGGGTCACTGACTCAGCACAACAGGTCATCTTTACCAAGCAGACTTACAGCTGGATCCTGGATATCACCCCCAGCAACCTCAACATGAACTTCCAAGag GTGCTGGTTGATCTCACCACAAAAAATGAAAGAGGCCTATACGAGGCCCGGGTCAAGGCCAGCGTAGGAGGACGACCCTTGACCTTTTACAGTTTCGTGGGCTTGGAGAACGAGTCATTCTACCGCAGCATGCCTCGCATCATTGCTCTCGCGCTTGATGCTCTTAAAACTTAA
- the prss56 gene encoding serine protease 56 isoform X1, protein MLPVLLFALMLIEWCAGAPAVREVYRMPQSALKALSDRGTVVMEAALTRALSAVDGAIAHRSKAEAGCRGCMPCLFQNCGQRSGACAPPESLLMEPSCDVIGRAQSVSDEGERSWALSQACGFYRTRCATAELHSDSCIRTMGESCSSRVLQCSLLNTMQNLEPVTQTRTQAVCGQRVSVGRNLTQPRSRIVGGSPAPPGSWPWLVNLQLDGALMCGGVLVDSSWVLTAAHCFAGSRSDSYWTAVVGEFDITKTDPEEQVLKVNRVITHPKFNPKTFNNDIALVELTSPVVLSDQVTPVCLPSGIEPPTGTPCLVAGWGSLYEDGPAADVVMEAKVPLLSQGTCKSALGKELLTNTMFCAGYLSGGIDSCQGDSGGPLIFQDRITGRFQLYGITSWGDGCGEKGKPGVYTRVTAFTDWILSEIQKSVGSREPTCPELLKTSELSEEQRESEFTSLCRFYTLSCPSNLDATACQHLAQDKCRSRFKKCQLHSFLQSLLDLLQRADDYIRDKVDLTFFTQSLPQLLEQVYSSAVTTRTRRHTHEAEQVGPSSTPAASAWTPPSVFEQVGPLVDDWKMYLNSIAENMDHDDLEKTQHHSTEEQIFQQGGESTLHQLEGDLHSAITFLHSSLGSHAYTEPDIHFYWTNTLDYNTETKIPPSGSAQPVSDPHSEDSTLTLHNWRILLQTLSGEDTRNEEVKVSKAGSVSSTVTPGHGLSSETPEPKAEELSALSQENMQTPVEEETQKITSSNSVTEETVASSTPSLFPQTSSQRRKNEHLQKRRRRDLRERQTRGIGNKVCPGVTDSAQQVIFTKQTYSWILDITPSNLNMNFQEVLVDLTTKNERGLYEARVKASVGGRPLTFYSFVGLENESFYRSMPRIIALALDALKT, encoded by the exons CTCCTCCAGAGTCGTTGCTGATGGAGCCAAGCTGTGATGTGATTGGACGTGCTCAGAGTGTGTCTGATGAAGGTGAGAGGAGCTGGGCACTGAGTCAGGCGTGCGGTTTCTACAGAACTCGCTGTGCCACCGCAGAGCTGCACTCCGACTCCTGCATCAGAACAATGGGAGAAAGCTGCAGTTCCAGGGTGCTACAGTGTAGTCTACTCAACACAATGCAGAATCTAGAGCCAGTCACACAGACCAGAACGCAAG CTGTGTGTGGTCAGCGAGTGTCAGTGGGAAGGAACCTGACCCAGCCACGCTCAAGGATTGTGGGTGGTTCTCCGGCTCCCCCTGGCAGCTGGCCGTGGCTGGTAAACCTACAGCTGGATGGGGCTCTGATGTGTGGAGGAGTGCTAGTGGACAGCTCCTGGGTCCTTACTGCTGCACACTGCTTCGCTGG AAGCCGCAGTGACAGTTACTGGACGGCTGTAGTTGGGGAGTTCGACATCACTAAGACTGATCCTGAAGAACAGGTCTTGAAAGTCAACCGTGTCATCACACACCCCAAG TTCAACCCAAAGACATTTAATAATGACATTGCCCTGGTGGAGCTGACCTCTCCTGTGGTTCTGTCAGACCAAGTAACTCCAGTCTGTTTGCCCTCTGGGATTGAGCCTCCCACTGGTACGCCCTGTCTGGTGGCTGGTTGGGGGTCACTGTATGAAG atggtCCAGCAGCTGATGTGGTAATGGAGGCTAAGGTTCctctgctctctcagggcacgTGTAAAAGTGCTCTTGGTAAAGAACTGCTTACCAACACCATGTTCTGTGCTGGCTACTTGTCTGGGGGCATTGACTCCTGCCAG GGGGATTCTGGTGGGCCACTAATCTTCCAGGATCGTATTACTGGCCGGTTCCAGTTATACGGGATCACCTCGTGGGGTGATGGGTGTGGTGAGAAGGGAAAGCCAGGTGTATACACTCGAGTCACAGCCTTCACTGACTGGATCCTCAGTGAAATCCAGA AGTCCGTGGGGAGCAGGGAGCCCACATGTCCGGAGCTTCTGAAGACATCCGAGCTGTCGGAGGAGCAGCGGGAGTCAGAGTTTACCTCACTCTGCCGCTTCTACACCCTCAGCTGCCCTTCAAACCTCGACGCCACTGCGTGCCAGCATCTAGCCCAGGACAAGTGCCGGAGCCGCTTCAAGAAGTGTC aGTTGCACTCATTCTTGCAGAGTCTATTGGATCTGTTGCAAAGGGCAGATGACTACATCAGAGACAAAGTGGACCTGACCTTCTTCACGCAGAGTCTTCCTCAGCTGCTGGAACAGGTCTACAGTTCTGCAGTCACCACACGGACACGCAGACACACCCATGAAGCAG AACAGGTAGGCCCCTCCTCCACACCTGCTGCTTCAGCCTGGACACCACCCTCTGTATTTGAGCAGGTGGGCCCTCTAGTGGACGACTGGAAGATGTACCTCAACAGCATTGCTGAGAATATGGACCATGATGACCTGGAGAAAACACAGCATCACTCTACAGAGGAGCAGATCTTCCAGCAG GGAGGGGAGTCGACTCTTCATCAGCTGGAGGGGGATCTGCACTCCGCGATCACCTTCCTTCACTCCAGTCTGGGGTCTCATGCGTATACAGAACCAGACATACACTTCTACTGGACAAACACTCTGGATTATAATACAGAGACTAAAATTCCTCCCAGTGGATCAGCCCAGCCCGTGTCAGATCCACACTCTGAGGACAGCACACTCACACTGCATAACTGGAGAATTCTACTGCAGACGCTTAGTGGAGAAGATACCAGAAATGAAGAGGTTAAAGTGAGTAAGGCAGGAAGTGTATCAAGCACTGTCACTCCTGGACATGGTCTATCTTCTGAGACCCCAGAACCCAAAGCTGAGGAGCTTTCTGCACTATCCCAGGAGAACATGCAGACACCTGTGGAGGAAGAAACTCAGAAAATAACATCATCTAATTCTGTGACAGAAGAAACAGTGGCAAGCTCAACCCCTTCCCTGTTTCCTCAGACGTCCTCCCAAAGAAGGAAGAATG AACATCTGCAAAAGAGGCGGAGGAGAGATCTGCGTGAGAGACAGACACGTGGAATTGGCAATAAAG TGTGTCCTGGGGTCACTGACTCAGCACAACAGGTCATCTTTACCAAGCAGACTTACAGCTGGATCCTGGATATCACCCCCAGCAACCTCAACATGAACTTCCAAGag GTGCTGGTTGATCTCACCACAAAAAATGAAAGAGGCCTATACGAGGCCCGGGTCAAGGCCAGCGTAGGAGGACGACCCTTGACCTTTTACAGTTTCGTGGGCTTGGAGAACGAGTCATTCTACCGCAGCATGCCTCGCATCATTGCTCTCGCGCTTGATGCTCTTAAAACTTAA